Part of the Candidatus Omnitrophota bacterium genome, TCAGGGAGCGGGGCAAAATTATTTCAAGAAGGATATCCGGTAATTGTGCAAAGCACCAGCGCATGCTGGCAGAGGCTGTAAAAAAAGCGCGTTTTATAGGCCTTTTGCCATACGTAAAAAATTAATCAGATTCCAGGAGATAAATTATGGAAGTAATTTTGAAGAAAGATGTAGCTAAAGTCGGAAAATCCGGGAGTGTGATAAAAGTAAAAGACGGTTTTGCGCGTAATTTTCTTTTTCCTCACAATCTTGCGGTCCCGGTTACAGATGGAAACCTGAAAAAAATAGAAGAAGACAAACAGAGGAAAGCAAGCCAGATGCAGAAATTGAAACAGCAGGCCCAGGATATGGCAGATAGGCTTTCAAAATTATCCCTGACAGTGCCTGTGCTGACCCATGATGATGACCAGGTATACGGCAGTATTTCTGCGGTAGAAATAGAAAAAGCCCTTAAAGACGAAGGTTACGATGTCAGTAAGAATCAAATAGAACTGGAAGAGCAGATTAAGACCGTCGGAATTTATGAAGTGCCGGTGAAACTGCATCCGGAAGTAAAGACAATTGTCAAGATCTGGGTAGTAAAGAAATAATATATATATATATATTATTTCTAAATCAGTGCCTTTTAAATATGCCTCAAGATTTAACATTAGACAAGATCCCTCCGCAGAATCTAGAAGCTGAAATGGCGTTATTAGGCTCTATGCTTATGGACGAAAACGCTATTTCGGTTGCCGCCGAATCATTGAGCGCAGAGTGTTTTTATAAAGATGCGCATAAGAAGATTTTCCAGGCAATACTTGAATTATACAATTCCAACAAGGCGGTCGATCTTATTACACTTACAGATGAATTAAAAAGAGACAACCTTATTGATGAGATCGGAGGAGTAAGTTTTCTTACGGGCCTGGTTAATTCCGTACCTACTGCCGCTAATGCTTCATATTACGTAGGGATAGTAAAAGAAAAAAGCCTGCTTAGGGGCCTGATTAACAGCGCTACCAGGATAATCGCGATGTGTTATGAAACACAGGGCCATATTGATGAGGTAGTTGATAGTGCTGAAAAGCTTATTTTTGATGTCAGGGACACAAGAAGCCAGAGTAGCTATTTGCTTCTAAAGGAAATAGTAAAAGACAGCATAGAAACAATAGACAAGCTGTACCAGAAGAAGGCCCACGTTACGGGTATACCTACAGGTTATATAGATTTTGATTTAAAGACCGCAGGACTTCAGCCATCAGACCTTATTATCGTTGCAGGAAGGCCTTCAATGGGTAAAAGTGCTTTGGCGCTTGGCATAGCTGAATATGCCGGAGTGGTTGAAAAGATGCCCATAGCAATATTCAGCCTTGAGATGTCAAAAGAGCAATTGGTGCAAAGGATGCTCTGTTCGCATGCCAAAGTGGATGCTAATAAAGTGCGTACAGGTTATTTGGCAACTTCCGATTGGCCGAGGCTTACTGCCGCAGCCGGTAAACTTTCAGAGGCACCTATATTTATAGACGATACGCCGGCAATCTCGGTCATGGAATTAAGGGCAAAAGCAAGGCGCCTTAAAATGCACCACGATATAAAGCTTATAATCCTTGACTATTTGCAGCTTATGCGGGGCTCAGTCAGCATAGAAAACAGGCAGCAGGAGATATCGGAGATTTCGCGTTCATTAAAGGCCTTAGCCAGGGAATTAAGCGTCCCGGTTATTGCCGTTAGCCAGCTTTCCCGCGCTGTAGAATCCCGCAATGACCACAGGCCTCAATTATCCGATTTGAGGGAGTCCGGTGCTATTGAGCAGGACGCAGACCTGGTTGTCCTTATACTTAGGGAAGAGTATTATAACCCTTCTCCTGATAATCAGGGCATAGCCGAGATAATAATTGCAAAGCAGCGTAACGGGCCCGTAGGTTCGCTTAAATTGACATTTTTAAAAGAGTATACAAGATTCGAGAACATCGCACGCATAGAATAATTACCAAAAAACAAATTGATAAAACCCAAACACTTTAATATAATATCAATAATGAAAAAAAATTCAAAGATACCCTTAGCCTTATTTTTATTAAGCTTTCCCTTATTTATCTATGGGGCACCTGTTTTTTCCCAGGATGTTACTGCGCAGGATAAGCAGGAAGTTTCCGCCGAAAATCGGGCTCCGGAAACCGTTCCGGCAGAAGAAATCCAGCCTAAGACAATCACCTCTATCGAGGTTACCGGTAATAAGTCTATAAGCAGTAATGTAGTTATCTCTAAGATGAAATCCCGCGTCGGCAGTCCATATCAAGAGAATGTTGTGAGCGATGATTTAAAGAGGCTGTTTGAGTTAGGTTATTTCTCCGATATTAAGATAGATACCCAAGACTATAAAGATGGGCTTAAACTTATTGTTTCGGTTACCGAAAGGCCCATAATTGAGAAA contains:
- a CDS encoding 50S ribosomal protein L9, producing MEVILKKDVAKVGKSGSVIKVKDGFARNFLFPHNLAVPVTDGNLKKIEEDKQRKASQMQKLKQQAQDMADRLSKLSLTVPVLTHDDDQVYGSISAVEIEKALKDEGYDVSKNQIELEEQIKTVGIYEVPVKLHPEVKTIVKIWVVKK
- the dnaB gene encoding replicative DNA helicase, coding for MPQDLTLDKIPPQNLEAEMALLGSMLMDENAISVAAESLSAECFYKDAHKKIFQAILELYNSNKAVDLITLTDELKRDNLIDEIGGVSFLTGLVNSVPTAANASYYVGIVKEKSLLRGLINSATRIIAMCYETQGHIDEVVDSAEKLIFDVRDTRSQSSYLLLKEIVKDSIETIDKLYQKKAHVTGIPTGYIDFDLKTAGLQPSDLIIVAGRPSMGKSALALGIAEYAGVVEKMPIAIFSLEMSKEQLVQRMLCSHAKVDANKVRTGYLATSDWPRLTAAAGKLSEAPIFIDDTPAISVMELRAKARRLKMHHDIKLIILDYLQLMRGSVSIENRQQEISEISRSLKALARELSVPVIAVSQLSRAVESRNDHRPQLSDLRESGAIEQDADLVVLILREEYYNPSPDNQGIAEIIIAKQRNGPVGSLKLTFLKEYTRFENIARIE